A single window of Meiothermus sp. DNA harbors:
- a CDS encoding Na+/H+ antiporter subunit D, whose product MSWLIVLPLLMPLTTGILCLVVGNRPAQRVLGLVGALGLLAAALALLTQVNQQGIQAVQVGNWPAPFGITFVADHLSALMVLVTGVVAVVVALYALAESDAPREQLGYYALSHFLLFGVVGAFLTGDLFNLYVWFEVLLLSSFVLMILGGSKAQLTGGVKYFTVSLLSSILFLVAVGLLYGATGALNMADLATRVGSVAPGLLTALAMLFLGAFGLKAAVFPFFFWLPASYPAPPVIISALFAGLLTKVGVYALIRVFTLLFTQDTAFTHTVILWIAGLTLLLGVLLALAQGELRRLLSFQLVSHIGYMLMGLGILSPLALAGSVFYALNHMIVIAALFLLAGLLQRLQGTTVLVRMGGLYRSHPWLAVLFLLPAFSLAGLPPFSGFWAKFTLVAASLQAGQYAIVAVALLVGLLTLLSMGLVFAEVFWKNPPRPPVGVASPPGLIVPVALLALLTLGLGLWAEPLLALSQAAAQELLEPSRYIEAVLGVSR is encoded by the coding sequence ATGAGCTGGCTTATTGTCCTCCCTCTGCTGATGCCCCTCACCACCGGCATCCTGTGCCTGGTGGTGGGGAACCGCCCCGCCCAGCGGGTGCTGGGCCTGGTGGGAGCGCTGGGCCTCTTGGCCGCCGCCCTCGCCCTACTCACCCAGGTCAACCAGCAGGGCATCCAGGCCGTGCAGGTGGGCAACTGGCCCGCGCCCTTCGGCATCACCTTTGTGGCCGACCACCTCTCGGCCCTGATGGTGCTGGTCACCGGGGTGGTGGCGGTGGTGGTGGCCCTCTACGCCCTGGCCGAGAGCGACGCGCCCCGCGAGCAACTGGGCTACTATGCCCTCTCCCACTTCCTGCTCTTTGGGGTGGTGGGGGCCTTCCTCACCGGCGACCTCTTCAACCTCTACGTCTGGTTCGAGGTGCTGCTGCTCTCCTCGTTTGTGCTGATGATTCTGGGCGGTAGCAAGGCCCAGCTTACGGGAGGGGTCAAGTACTTTACGGTCTCGCTGCTCTCCTCGATTCTGTTTTTGGTAGCGGTGGGGCTTCTGTACGGGGCTACGGGGGCGCTGAACATGGCCGACCTGGCCACCCGGGTGGGGTCGGTTGCGCCGGGCTTGCTTACCGCGCTGGCCATGCTTTTTCTGGGGGCTTTTGGCCTCAAGGCGGCGGTGTTTCCCTTCTTCTTTTGGCTCCCCGCCTCCTACCCCGCCCCGCCGGTCATCATCTCGGCCCTGTTTGCGGGCCTACTGACCAAGGTGGGGGTGTACGCGCTCATCCGGGTCTTCACCCTGCTCTTTACCCAGGACACCGCCTTCACCCATACGGTGATTCTTTGGATAGCGGGCCTCACCCTGCTGTTGGGGGTGCTGCTGGCCCTGGCCCAGGGGGAGCTAAGGCGGCTTTTGTCGTTCCAGCTGGTAAGCCACATCGGCTACATGCTGATGGGCCTGGGCATCCTGAGCCCGTTGGCCCTGGCGGGCTCGGTGTTTTATGCCCTGAACCACATGATCGTGATTGCCGCTTTGTTTCTGCTGGCGGGGCTTTTGCAGCGCCTGCAGGGCACCACCGTGCTGGTGCGGATGGGCGGGCTCTACCGGAGCCACCCCTGGCTGGCGGTACTCTTCTTGCTGCCGGCCTTCTCGCTGGCCGGGCTGCCGCCCTTCTCGGGCTTCTGGGCCAAGTTCACGCTGGTGGCGGCGAGCTTGCAGGCCGGGCAGTACGCTATTGTGGCGGTGGCCCTGCTGGTGGGCCTCTTGACCTTGCTCTCGATGGGCCTGGTGTTTGCCGAGGTCTTCTGGAAAAACCCGCCCAGGCCCCCCGTTGGCGTAGCAAGCCCGCCGGGGCTCATAGTGCCGGTGGCGCTTTTGGCCCTGCTCACCCTGGGCCTGGGGCTATGGGCCGAGCCGCTTTTGGCCCTCTCGCAGGCGGCGGCTCAGGAACTCCTCGAGCCCAGTCGCTATATTGAAGCCGTACTGGGGGTGAGCCGATGA
- a CDS encoding Na+/H+ antiporter subunit E — MKAFVYNVVLTVFWMLVTESFTLSNFLVGFAISFLILLLARPLFDAPSRRYFTLAWKLPRFVALMLWEIVLSSLRVAQAVLSPRMPIRPGIFAYPLEVKSDLEITLLANLITLTPGTLSLDVSSDRKVLYVHGMFVDNPQAVIQSTHDSLEKAVLEVTR; from the coding sequence ATGAAGGCCTTCGTCTACAACGTGGTGCTGACGGTGTTCTGGATGCTGGTGACGGAGAGCTTTACCCTCTCCAACTTTCTGGTGGGCTTTGCCATCAGTTTCCTGATTTTGCTGCTGGCCCGCCCCCTCTTCGATGCCCCCTCGAGGCGCTACTTCACCCTGGCCTGGAAGCTCCCCCGCTTTGTGGCCCTGATGCTTTGGGAGATCGTGCTCTCGAGCCTGCGGGTGGCCCAGGCGGTGCTCTCGCCCCGGATGCCCATCAGGCCGGGCATTTTTGCCTATCCGCTCGAGGTCAAAAGCGACCTGGAAATCACCCTGCTGGCCAACCTGATCACCCTGACCCCCGGCACCCTGAGCCTGGATGTCTCCTCCGACCGCAAGGTGCTCTATGTGCACGGGATGTTTGTGGACAACCCCCAGGCCGTCATCCAGTCCACCCACGACAGCCTGGAAAAAGCTGTGCTGGAGGTGACCCGATGA
- a CDS encoding cation:proton antiporter: MSFLEGALLALTLTLPFAVYRLVKGPTLPDRVVGLDLITSVSVAMAALYALVSGQTAFLDVAIALALFAFLATLGLARYIEYRGHKGD, translated from the coding sequence ATGAGCTTTTTGGAAGGGGCCTTGCTGGCCCTTACGCTCACCCTGCCCTTTGCGGTGTACCGACTGGTCAAAGGCCCCACCCTGCCCGACCGGGTGGTAGGCCTCGACCTGATTACCTCGGTCTCGGTGGCCATGGCCGCGCTCTATGCCCTGGTCAGCGGCCAGACCGCCTTTCTGGACGTGGCCATCGCGCTGGCCCTGTTTGCTTTTCTGGCCACGCTGGGCCTGGCCCGCTACATCGAGTACCGGGGCCATAAGGGAGACTGA
- the mnhG gene encoding monovalent cation/H(+) antiporter subunit G, with protein sequence MVDLLVYALASVGIFFLFVAAIGVVRMPDLYNRMHATSKAGTLGVGLILVAVAVFYHELSVAARALSALAFIILTAPVAAHALGRAAYLSGVKPCEDTYIDELAGHYQKNHRLESVEVKPPVADPSE encoded by the coding sequence ATGGTAGACCTGCTGGTGTATGCGCTGGCTTCCGTGGGGATCTTCTTTCTGTTCGTCGCGGCCATCGGGGTGGTGCGGATGCCCGATCTCTACAACCGGATGCACGCCACCTCCAAGGCGGGGACGTTGGGGGTAGGTCTCATTCTGGTGGCGGTAGCGGTGTTCTACCACGAACTCTCGGTAGCGGCCCGCGCGCTTTCGGCCCTGGCCTTCATCATCCTGACCGCGCCGGTAGCCGCCCACGCTTTGGGCCGGGCGGCCTACCTTTCGGGTGTGAAGCCCTGTGAGGACACCTACATTGACGAGCTAGCAGGGCACTACCAGAAAAACCACAGGCTCGAGTCGGTAGAGGTCAAGCCCCCCGTAGCCGACCCTTCGGAGTAA
- a CDS encoding esterase family protein, with protein MHTEYHKWYSPALGQEMELKVYGHYGQPIVVFPAQNGRWYDWEGHGGMVEACGYLLEAGRIKFICVDGIDWQSWTNQSVPPWERARRHNDYDTYIMGEVVPFVQRNTGLPTMWLTGCSMGAFHAANFFFKHPEAFDGVIALSGLYQVRGFVGDEGGMDAYFNSPLWYLANMHDEALLERYRHGKKIVFVVGQGRWEEECIADTRAMERVLAEKRIPALVEYWGHDVDHDWPWWRRMLPYYLERLGV; from the coding sequence ATGCACACCGAGTACCACAAGTGGTACAGCCCAGCCTTGGGCCAGGAAATGGAGCTCAAGGTGTACGGCCACTACGGCCAGCCCATCGTGGTCTTTCCAGCCCAGAACGGGCGCTGGTACGACTGGGAGGGGCATGGGGGCATGGTAGAGGCCTGCGGCTACCTGCTCGAGGCGGGCCGGATTAAGTTCATCTGCGTGGACGGCATTGACTGGCAGAGCTGGACCAACCAGAGCGTTCCCCCTTGGGAACGGGCACGTCGACACAACGACTACGACACCTACATCATGGGGGAGGTGGTGCCCTTTGTGCAGAGGAACACGGGTCTACCCACCATGTGGCTCACCGGTTGCAGCATGGGGGCCTTCCACGCCGCCAACTTCTTCTTCAAGCACCCCGAGGCCTTCGACGGGGTGATCGCCCTATCGGGGCTCTACCAGGTGCGGGGCTTTGTGGGGGACGAAGGGGGGATGGACGCCTACTTCAACTCGCCCCTATGGTACCTGGCCAACATGCACGACGAGGCCCTTTTGGAGCGCTACCGCCATGGGAAAAAAATCGTCTTCGTAGTCGGGCAGGGCCGCTGGGAAGAGGAGTGCATCGCCGATACGCGTGCCATGGAGCGGGTGTTGGCCGAAAAGCGCATCCCCGCTTTGGTGGAGTACTGGGGCCACGACGTAGACCACGACTGGCCCTGGTGGCGTAGGATGCTGCCTTACTACCTCGAGCGCCTGGGGGTTTGA
- a CDS encoding acetyl-CoA carboxylase biotin carboxylase subunit family protein codes for MNVVFLSPHFPPNFWPFCVRLREAGHNVLGLADAEYDALRPELKNALTEYYKVSDMHNYDELVRALGYFTHKYGKLDRLDSMNEYWLETEAMLREDFNIFGLRPADMDRVKRKSVMKQYFQQAGLRVARGRVCLTPVEAQDFVEEVGYPVVAKPDVGVGAAKTYKITNDAELMDYIATKPPVDYIMEEFIPGKIVTYDGLTDIKGNVVFDSSLEYSKGVMDVVNEDTDIYYYMVREIPEDLREAGRKVVKAFNVRERFFHFEFFRLEDGSLVALEVNMRPPGGLSIDMFNYANDIDIFREWVNVLTYGSVSQQAKHPYFCTYVGRKDHIHYKRSHEQVMAEFGPLVAHHERISGIFAGAIGNYGYILRHPDLDTLLAAAQAIQERA; via the coding sequence ATGAATGTGGTTTTTCTTTCCCCCCATTTCCCTCCCAATTTCTGGCCGTTTTGCGTGCGTTTGCGCGAAGCAGGGCACAATGTGCTGGGTTTGGCCGATGCCGAGTACGATGCTCTGCGACCCGAACTGAAGAACGCCCTGACCGAGTATTACAAAGTTTCCGACATGCACAACTACGACGAGCTGGTGCGGGCGTTGGGCTACTTTACCCACAAATACGGCAAGCTCGACCGGCTCGACTCCATGAATGAGTATTGGCTCGAGACCGAGGCCATGCTGCGCGAGGACTTCAACATTTTTGGCCTGCGCCCTGCGGATATGGATCGGGTCAAGCGTAAGTCGGTGATGAAGCAGTACTTTCAGCAAGCAGGACTGAGGGTTGCGCGGGGGAGGGTCTGTCTTACCCCGGTGGAAGCCCAGGACTTTGTAGAGGAGGTGGGCTATCCGGTGGTGGCCAAGCCCGATGTCGGGGTAGGTGCGGCCAAAACCTACAAAATTACCAACGATGCCGAGTTGATGGACTATATCGCTACCAAGCCCCCGGTGGACTACATTATGGAGGAGTTCATTCCCGGCAAAATCGTTACCTACGATGGCCTCACCGACATCAAAGGCAACGTGGTCTTTGATAGTTCGCTCGAGTACTCCAAAGGCGTGATGGACGTGGTCAACGAAGACACCGACATCTACTACTACATGGTGCGGGAAATCCCCGAAGACTTGCGCGAGGCCGGGCGAAAGGTGGTCAAGGCTTTCAATGTGCGGGAACGCTTCTTCCACTTCGAGTTTTTTCGCCTCGAGGACGGCTCTTTGGTGGCCCTGGAAGTGAACATGCGCCCGCCGGGTGGGCTCTCGATTGACATGTTCAACTACGCCAACGACATCGACATCTTCCGGGAATGGGTAAACGTGCTTACCTACGGCAGTGTAAGCCAGCAGGCCAAACACCCCTATTTCTGCACCTATGTGGGCCGCAAAGACCACATCCACTACAAGCGCTCGCACGAGCAGGTGATGGCCGAGTTTGGCCCCCTGGTCGCCCACCACGAGCGCATTAGCGGCATCTTTGCGGGGGCCATTGGCAACTATGGCTATATTTTGCGCCACCCTGATCTGGACACCCTTCTGGCTGCTGCCCAGGCCATTCAGGAGCGAGCCTAG
- the murQ gene encoding N-acetylmuramic acid 6-phosphate etherase, whose translation MNPSLLATEQISEAHRDLETRSTRAMVQALVDDQLRAVQAVQQAVPQIANAVELALERIKAGGRLIYVGAGTSGRLGQLDASELPPTFSWPQERAVACIAGGREALWQAVEGAEDDFEAGRRDLLALCPTVQDVVIGIAASGTTPYPLGAIGVAREVGALTIGIANNPETPLVQQSEVGIVLDTGPEVISGSTRLKAGTAQKIALNAFSSALMVRLGKVYGNLMVDVQATNTKLLARAVRLTVAATGVAEEQARAALQSSSYRVKTAIVMLKKNLDAEAAQALLDRVDGNVRQALESE comes from the coding sequence ATGAACCCATCCCTTCTGGCCACCGAACAGATTAGCGAAGCCCACCGCGACCTCGAGACCCGTTCTACCCGGGCTATGGTGCAGGCCCTGGTAGACGATCAGCTTCGGGCTGTACAAGCTGTGCAACAGGCTGTACCGCAGATTGCAAACGCGGTTGAGCTAGCCCTGGAGCGCATCAAAGCAGGCGGGCGCCTGATTTATGTGGGCGCCGGTACCAGCGGACGCCTGGGGCAGCTCGATGCTTCCGAGCTCCCACCTACCTTTTCTTGGCCCCAAGAGAGGGCGGTGGCCTGCATTGCAGGAGGTCGGGAAGCCTTGTGGCAGGCGGTGGAGGGTGCAGAGGACGACTTCGAGGCCGGAAGGCGCGACCTTTTGGCGCTTTGTCCAACGGTTCAGGATGTAGTGATTGGAATAGCTGCTTCCGGCACCACCCCCTACCCGCTGGGGGCTATTGGGGTCGCTCGGGAAGTGGGAGCCCTCACCATCGGTATTGCCAACAACCCCGAGACCCCTCTGGTGCAGCAAAGCGAGGTGGGTATCGTGCTGGACACCGGCCCCGAAGTGATTTCGGGCTCGACCCGCCTCAAGGCCGGAACGGCCCAGAAGATTGCCCTAAATGCCTTTTCCAGTGCCCTGATGGTGCGGCTCGGGAAGGTGTATGGCAACTTGATGGTGGATGTACAGGCTACCAACACCAAGCTCTTGGCGCGGGCAGTTCGACTAACGGTAGCAGCAACGGGGGTTGCAGAGGAGCAAGCCAGGGCTGCGCTTCAGTCTAGCAGCTACCGGGTCAAAACTGCCATCGTGATGCTGAAAAAAAACCTGGATGCCGAGGCTGCCCAGGCCTTGCTAGATAGGGTAGACGGCAATGTGCGACAGGCGCTGGAAAGTGAATAG
- a CDS encoding N-acetylglucosamine kinase — translation MNVLGIDGGASSSKWAVLDAAGQVVAQGRTAPITGHLFNEEMRAQVWAALDALLSETRPYAPTVVVAGVTGLDAGTKEAQQMGAYIGQALGLSGKQVRVFNDIDLVYRAHFAPGEGMVVYAGTGSVAYSIAPEGTVYRAGGHGYLIGDEGAGFWIGKTALRHLLRWHDAGLDTASYPLARHLYAVLGGRDWPRIREYVYGGGRQAVAALAPAVGRAAEEGDETATQVLLQAGRELADLALTLRHRLGPLPVVLCGGALQVSPLIEQGARELIDLTVQYASSALTAARMALEMLKGEAATE, via the coding sequence TTGAACGTCTTGGGCATTGATGGAGGGGCCAGCAGCAGCAAGTGGGCGGTGTTGGATGCAGCAGGCCAGGTCGTGGCCCAGGGGCGCACAGCGCCCATCACCGGGCATCTGTTCAACGAGGAAATGCGAGCGCAGGTGTGGGCCGCGCTGGATGCCCTGCTATCGGAAACCAGGCCCTACGCGCCTACGGTGGTGGTGGCGGGCGTTACCGGTCTGGATGCGGGCACCAAAGAAGCCCAGCAGATGGGTGCTTATATTGGGCAAGCGCTGGGACTCTCGGGAAAGCAGGTCAGGGTGTTCAACGACATAGATCTGGTCTACCGGGCCCACTTCGCCCCCGGTGAGGGGATGGTGGTCTATGCCGGAACCGGCTCGGTGGCCTACAGCATTGCCCCGGAGGGCACCGTCTACCGGGCCGGGGGGCACGGTTATCTGATTGGGGATGAGGGGGCCGGTTTTTGGATCGGCAAAACCGCCCTGCGCCACCTGCTGCGCTGGCACGATGCGGGATTGGATACGGCTTCGTATCCGTTGGCCCGGCATCTGTATGCGGTGCTGGGAGGCCGGGACTGGCCGCGCATCCGCGAATATGTGTACGGGGGGGGACGGCAGGCCGTGGCGGCGTTGGCTCCGGCAGTGGGCCGGGCTGCCGAGGAAGGGGACGAGACCGCGACGCAGGTGCTGCTCCAGGCCGGGCGCGAGCTGGCCGATCTGGCCCTGACCTTGCGACATCGCCTGGGGCCACTGCCGGTGGTGTTGTGTGGGGGGGCCTTGCAGGTGAGCCCGCTGATTGAGCAGGGGGCCAGAGAACTGATTGACCTTACGGTGCAGTACGCCTCGAGCGCCCTAACAGCGGCCCGAATGGCTCTGGAAATGTTGAAAGGTGAGGCGGCAACCGAATAG
- a CDS encoding N-acetylmannosamine-6-phosphate 2-epimerase: MRVQRPEARKGSRGLVFPSLIVSCQARADNPLHGPHFMAAMALAVEQGGARGIRANGTEDIQAIRAITYLPIIGINKRWVEGYEVYITPDFEAAKEVAEAGADVIALDATARPRPKESLAELIHLIHAELGKTVLADVSTLEEGLYAAQLGADFIATTLSGYTPYSPKTEGPDFDLIQQLVAGVGVPVIAEGRFWTLEEVSKAFDLGASAVVVGTAITNPREITRRLVQGVPV, encoded by the coding sequence GTGAGGGTGCAGAGACCAGAGGCCAGGAAGGGTTCAAGGGGGCTGGTTTTTCCCTCCCTGATTGTGTCGTGCCAGGCACGGGCCGATAACCCGCTACACGGGCCACACTTTATGGCCGCAATGGCATTGGCGGTAGAGCAGGGAGGGGCCCGAGGGATTCGCGCGAATGGAACCGAAGATATTCAGGCTATTCGGGCTATAACCTATTTGCCGATCATTGGAATCAACAAGCGTTGGGTGGAGGGATATGAAGTCTACATCACCCCCGATTTTGAAGCAGCAAAAGAGGTTGCCGAGGCAGGGGCCGATGTCATTGCGCTGGATGCCACGGCACGGCCTAGGCCCAAAGAATCTTTGGCAGAATTGATTCACTTGATTCATGCTGAGCTGGGCAAGACAGTGCTGGCCGATGTTTCGACCCTGGAAGAGGGCCTTTATGCGGCGCAGTTGGGCGCGGATTTTATAGCCACCACGCTGTCGGGCTATACCCCCTACTCACCCAAGACCGAGGGGCCAGACTTTGATTTAATACAGCAACTGGTGGCGGGTGTGGGGGTACCGGTAATCGCCGAGGGGCGTTTCTGGACGCTCGAGGAGGTCTCTAAAGCCTTCGATTTGGGTGCGAGTGCAGTGGTGGTGGGTACCGCCATTACCAACCCCCGCGAGATCACCCGCCGCTTGGTACAGGGGGTTCCGGTTTGA
- a CDS encoding carbohydrate ABC transporter permease, which yields MSPSRSANPWRRLGPSGIFLFGLLILNALGVILPLLLMLISAIKPTPEIFASPFALPQTWSLNNFARVWESGRFDLYFRNSILITVGAEILILAFSAMAGYALGRFKFRLNDAIYVFFLAGLMFPAKLVLVPLFVQLKEMGLINSHLGLILVYAAGGIPAAVFILTGFFRALPSDLDNAARIDGASEWQVFWKVMLPLVRPQLAIVAIYTAIPIWNDFLLPLVFLQDPTLKTVPQGLTVFFGEYATDYGPLFAGLTLAAMPLILLYLLLSEQFIKGLTAGATKG from the coding sequence GTGAGCCCCTCTCGCTCAGCCAACCCCTGGCGCAGGCTGGGGCCTAGCGGTATCTTTTTGTTCGGCCTGCTGATCCTCAATGCCTTGGGGGTAATTCTGCCCCTGCTCTTGATGCTCATCTCGGCCATCAAACCCACCCCGGAAATCTTCGCCTCGCCTTTTGCCCTGCCCCAGACCTGGAGCCTGAACAACTTTGCCAGGGTCTGGGAATCGGGCCGGTTTGACCTCTATTTCCGCAACTCCATCCTGATTACAGTGGGGGCTGAAATACTGATTTTGGCCTTCAGTGCCATGGCGGGCTATGCGCTGGGACGCTTCAAGTTCCGCTTGAATGATGCCATTTATGTGTTCTTCCTGGCCGGTTTGATGTTCCCGGCCAAGCTGGTGCTGGTACCGCTCTTCGTACAGCTCAAGGAAATGGGCCTGATCAACTCGCACCTGGGCCTCATTCTGGTTTATGCCGCAGGGGGCATCCCGGCCGCTGTATTCATCCTGACCGGCTTTTTTAGGGCCCTCCCCTCTGACCTCGACAATGCCGCCCGTATTGATGGGGCCAGCGAGTGGCAGGTGTTCTGGAAGGTGATGCTGCCGCTGGTGCGCCCCCAACTGGCGATTGTGGCCATCTACACAGCCATCCCGATCTGGAACGATTTTCTTTTGCCCCTGGTGTTTTTGCAGGATCCTACCCTCAAAACCGTGCCTCAGGGTCTGACCGTGTTCTTTGGTGAGTATGCCACCGACTACGGCCCGCTGTTTGCGGGCCTGACCCTGGCGGCGATGCCTTTGATTCTCTTGTACCTGCTGCTGTCCGAACAGTTCATCAAGGGGCTGACGGCGGGGGCCACAAAGGGGTGA
- a CDS encoding carbohydrate ABC transporter permease has protein sequence MAIFLTPALLLMVVFTLWPAVAALGYSLYSWTSFNREEFVGLENFRKLLSFPFRDVFLEAMRHNVLAFVGLMVIQNGLGLALAYALWKQPPLMRFFRATVFLPVILSLVVVGFLWKLFLDPLIGPITKLANMSGIASFAPLGDPAWALFTLICVNAWRWVGFPTLVFLAGMNAIPEDYYEAARLDGASEWQVFRQIMLPLLAPAFTTIIILTFIGAMEWFELPYVMAGVSGNPGGATDTMALMFYRLAFGAASEATSNVGVAAAISVILFVIVGVGSAIGALYLRRREVEM, from the coding sequence TTGGCAATTTTTTTGACCCCAGCGCTACTCCTGATGGTGGTATTTACCCTCTGGCCGGCGGTGGCGGCCCTGGGGTATAGCCTCTACTCCTGGACGAGCTTTAATCGGGAAGAATTTGTAGGGCTGGAAAATTTTCGCAAACTTTTATCGTTCCCTTTCCGCGACGTTTTTTTAGAGGCTATGCGTCACAATGTCCTGGCTTTTGTCGGCCTGATGGTGATTCAAAATGGACTGGGGCTGGCGCTGGCCTATGCGCTGTGGAAGCAGCCACCTCTGATGCGCTTCTTCCGGGCTACTGTCTTCCTGCCGGTCATCTTGTCATTGGTGGTGGTGGGTTTTTTGTGGAAGCTGTTTCTCGACCCCCTTATAGGCCCCATCACCAAACTCGCCAATATGTCTGGGATTGCCTCCTTTGCACCCCTGGGTGACCCTGCCTGGGCGCTCTTCACCCTCATCTGCGTCAACGCCTGGCGCTGGGTAGGCTTTCCCACCCTGGTCTTTTTGGCAGGTATGAACGCCATTCCGGAGGATTATTACGAGGCGGCGCGCCTGGATGGGGCCAGCGAATGGCAGGTTTTCCGCCAAATCATGTTGCCGCTGTTGGCCCCAGCCTTCACGACCATCATCATCCTGACCTTCATTGGGGCCATGGAGTGGTTTGAACTGCCCTACGTGATGGCGGGGGTGAGCGGCAATCCTGGAGGCGCTACCGACACCATGGCCCTGATGTTTTATCGCTTGGCCTTCGGAGCAGCCTCCGAGGCTACTTCCAACGTGGGGGTAGCGGCAGCCATCAGTGTGATTTTGTTTGTGATTGTGGGGGTGGGTTCGGCCATAGGGGCCTTGTATCTGCGGCGACGGGAGGTGGAGATGTGA